The Nicotiana tabacum cultivar K326 chromosome 14, ASM71507v2, whole genome shotgun sequence genome contains a region encoding:
- the LOC107773738 gene encoding shaggy-related protein kinase eta isoform X1 produces MADDKEMSAPVMDVNGAVTGHIISTTIGGKNGEPKQTVSYMAERVVGTGSFGVVFQAKCLENGETVAIKKVLQDRRYKNRELQLMRTMEHSNVVCLKHCFYSTTSKNELFLNLVMEYVPETMYRMLKHYSNANQRMPLIYVKLYTYQVFRGLAYMHTVAGVCHRDLKPQNILVDPVTHQVKICDFGSAKVLVKGEANISYICSRFYRAPELIFGATEYTTSIDIWSAGCVLAELLLGQPLFPGENAVDQLVEIIKVLGTPTREEIRCMNPNYTDFRFPQIKAHPWHKVFHKRMPPEAIDLASRLLQYSPSLRCTALEACAHPFFDELREPNARLPNGRPLPPLFNFKQELSGASSDLINRLIPEHIKRQMGMQFFSSNNDMDMT; encoded by the exons ATGGCTGATGATAAG GAGATGTCTGCTCCTGTTATGGATGTGAATGGTGCAGTCACTGGTCATATAATTTCCACTACCATCGGAGGGAAGAATGGCGAGCCAAAGCAG ACAGTCAGTTACATGGCTGAACGTGTCGTGGGGACTGGATCATTTGGAGTTGTTTTTCAG GCAAAATGCCTGGAAAACGGGGAGACTGTGGCGATAAAGAAGGTTTTACAAGATCGTAGATACAAGAATCGTGAACTGCAGTTAATGCGCACAATGGAGCACTCGAATGTTGTTTGTTTAAAGCATTGCTTCTATTCAACTACTAGTAAAAACGAGCTTTTTCTCAATTTAGTCATGGAATATGTTCCGGAAACCATGTACCGCATGTTGAAGCATTACAGCAATGCGAACCAAAGAATGCCACTCATCTATGTTAAGCTTTATACTTATCAA GTATTTAGGGGGCTGGCATACATGCACACAGTGGCTGGCGTTTGCCACAGAGATTTGAAACCTCAGAATATTTTG GTAGACCCTGTTACTCACCAAGTTAAAATTTGTGATTTTGGAAGTGCAAAAGTGCTG GTTAAAGGTGAAGCAAACATCTCATACATCTGTTCGAGGTTTTATCGGGCTCCTGAACTCATATTTGGCGCAACAGAGTATACTACCTCTATTGATATCTGGTCGGCTGGCTGTGTCCTTGCCGAACTTCTCCTCGGCCAG CCATTATTTCCTGGAGAAAACGCTGTTGATCAGCTTGTTGAGATAATCAAG GTACTTGGAACACCAACGAGGGAGGAAATTCGCTGTATGAATCCAAATTACACCGACTTTAGGTTTCCACAAATCAAAGCACACCCTTGGCATAAG GTATTCCACAAGCGGATGCCACCTGAAGCAATTGACCTTGCTTCACGGCTATTGCAATACTCACCAAGTCTTCGATGCACTGCA CTTGAAGCATGTGCACACCCTTTCTTTGATGAGCTTCGGGAACCCAATGCACGCCTTCCTAATGGCCGGCCATTGCCGCCTCTTTTCAATTTTAAGCAGGAG TTGTCTGGTGCCTCTTCAGACCTCATTAATCGGTTGATACCAGAACATATAAAAAGGCAAATGGGCATGCAATTTTTCTCGTCCAACAATGACATGGACATGACGTGA
- the LOC107773738 gene encoding shaggy-related protein kinase eta isoform X2 codes for MSAPVMDVNGAVTGHIISTTIGGKNGEPKQTVSYMAERVVGTGSFGVVFQAKCLENGETVAIKKVLQDRRYKNRELQLMRTMEHSNVVCLKHCFYSTTSKNELFLNLVMEYVPETMYRMLKHYSNANQRMPLIYVKLYTYQVFRGLAYMHTVAGVCHRDLKPQNILVDPVTHQVKICDFGSAKVLVKGEANISYICSRFYRAPELIFGATEYTTSIDIWSAGCVLAELLLGQPLFPGENAVDQLVEIIKVLGTPTREEIRCMNPNYTDFRFPQIKAHPWHKVFHKRMPPEAIDLASRLLQYSPSLRCTALEACAHPFFDELREPNARLPNGRPLPPLFNFKQELSGASSDLINRLIPEHIKRQMGMQFFSSNNDMDMT; via the exons ATGTCTGCTCCTGTTATGGATGTGAATGGTGCAGTCACTGGTCATATAATTTCCACTACCATCGGAGGGAAGAATGGCGAGCCAAAGCAG ACAGTCAGTTACATGGCTGAACGTGTCGTGGGGACTGGATCATTTGGAGTTGTTTTTCAG GCAAAATGCCTGGAAAACGGGGAGACTGTGGCGATAAAGAAGGTTTTACAAGATCGTAGATACAAGAATCGTGAACTGCAGTTAATGCGCACAATGGAGCACTCGAATGTTGTTTGTTTAAAGCATTGCTTCTATTCAACTACTAGTAAAAACGAGCTTTTTCTCAATTTAGTCATGGAATATGTTCCGGAAACCATGTACCGCATGTTGAAGCATTACAGCAATGCGAACCAAAGAATGCCACTCATCTATGTTAAGCTTTATACTTATCAA GTATTTAGGGGGCTGGCATACATGCACACAGTGGCTGGCGTTTGCCACAGAGATTTGAAACCTCAGAATATTTTG GTAGACCCTGTTACTCACCAAGTTAAAATTTGTGATTTTGGAAGTGCAAAAGTGCTG GTTAAAGGTGAAGCAAACATCTCATACATCTGTTCGAGGTTTTATCGGGCTCCTGAACTCATATTTGGCGCAACAGAGTATACTACCTCTATTGATATCTGGTCGGCTGGCTGTGTCCTTGCCGAACTTCTCCTCGGCCAG CCATTATTTCCTGGAGAAAACGCTGTTGATCAGCTTGTTGAGATAATCAAG GTACTTGGAACACCAACGAGGGAGGAAATTCGCTGTATGAATCCAAATTACACCGACTTTAGGTTTCCACAAATCAAAGCACACCCTTGGCATAAG GTATTCCACAAGCGGATGCCACCTGAAGCAATTGACCTTGCTTCACGGCTATTGCAATACTCACCAAGTCTTCGATGCACTGCA CTTGAAGCATGTGCACACCCTTTCTTTGATGAGCTTCGGGAACCCAATGCACGCCTTCCTAATGGCCGGCCATTGCCGCCTCTTTTCAATTTTAAGCAGGAG TTGTCTGGTGCCTCTTCAGACCTCATTAATCGGTTGATACCAGAACATATAAAAAGGCAAATGGGCATGCAATTTTTCTCGTCCAACAATGACATGGACATGACGTGA
- the LOC107773956 gene encoding uncharacterized protein LOC107773956 — protein sequence MDKEMDVRNHKVDVPETIITIRLDENRETDEKSRICDEEGNSGGKGNGIEGNEVKVKDLKEGERFSTVIDVKCEAEKLGEDLEEDCQRVCRICHLSTYESGKNLQNLVDLIELGCGCKGELGFVHSHCAEAWFKLKGNRVCEICGEVAQNVTGVSDNRFIEEWNDARSTASGTGSTETSRGCWRGQPFCNFLMACLVISFVLPWFFRVNMF from the exons ATGGATAAGGAGATGGATGTACGGAATCATAAAGTGGATGTTCCTGAGACTATAATCACCATAAGATTGGATGAAAATAGGGAAACTGATGAAAAATCAAGAATTTGCGACGAAGAAGGAAATTCGGGTGGAAAGGGAAATGGGATTGAAGGGAATGAGGTGAAAGTGAAGGATTTGAAGGAGGGTGAGAGGTTTTCGACTGTCATTGATGTGAAGTGCGAAGCGGAGAAATTGGGAGAGGATTTGGAAGAGGACTGCCAAAGGGTGTGTAGGATTTGTCATTTGAGTACTTATGAAAGTGGGAAAAATTTACAGAATTTGGTGGATTTGATTGAGCTTGGTTGTGGTTGTAAAGGAGAGCTTGGATTTGTGCATTCTCATTGTGCTGAGGCTTGGTTTAAGCTAAAAGGAAACAG AGTGTGTGAAATTTGTGGGGAGGTTGCACAAAACGTTACTGGTGTCAGCGATAACAGATTTATTGAGGAGTGGAATGATGCGAGATCCACTGCAAGTGGTACTGGTTCAACCGAAACAAGTAGAGGTTGCTGGCGCGGGCAGCCATTCTGTAACTTCTTAATGGCATGCTTGGTTATATCGTTTGTGTTGCCATGGTTTTTCCGTGTAAATATGTTTTGA